A stretch of the Mesorhizobium huakuii genome encodes the following:
- a CDS encoding ATP-dependent helicase, which yields MNLAAHDSTFVESTAQPAYLARLNDAQRQAVEHGDGRIAGPLLVIAGAGSGKTNTLAHRVAHLIVKGADPRRILLMTFSRRAASEMAKRVERIAGEVLGRDAAVITDALTWAGTFHGIGARLLRDYALEIGLDPAFTIHDREDSADLMNLVRHELGFSKTEARFPTKGTCLAIYSRAVNAQAPLGEVLGSAFPWCAGWAEQLKQLFAGYVEAKQAQNVLDYDDLLLYWAQMAAEPEIAAHLGGRFDHVLVDEYQDTNRLQASILMALKPDGAGLTVVGDDAQSIYSFRAAEVRNILDFPNQFAQAAHVVMLERNYRSTETILAAANAVIGEASERFTKNLWSERKSTDKPRLVTVRDEVEQANFVCDTILAEREAGTALKSQAVLFRASHHSGPLEIELTRRNIPFVKFGGLKFLDAAHVKDVLAVLRFAENPRDRVAGFRVLQLMPGIGPSAAGQIVETMTTALDEAMGLAGWRPPQRAADDWPGFVSLYAGLRAGAKWPADLEQVRLWYEPHLERIHEDAITRRADLLQLEQIGSGYASRERFLTELTLDPPDATSDQAGPPHRDEDYLILSTIHSAKGQEWKNVFVLNTVDGCIPADLGVGTKEDIEEERRLLYVAMTRAKDNLNLVMPQRFFPHGQAARGDRHLYASRTRFIPASILAAFQQVLWPSAQAAQGRAPRPEVRVDIGARMRGMWK from the coding sequence ATGAACCTCGCCGCCCATGATTCGACCTTTGTGGAATCGACTGCCCAGCCCGCCTATCTCGCGCGGCTGAATGACGCCCAACGTCAGGCCGTCGAGCATGGCGACGGCAGGATCGCCGGTCCCTTGCTGGTCATTGCCGGCGCCGGCTCGGGCAAGACCAACACGCTGGCACATCGCGTCGCTCATTTGATCGTCAAGGGCGCCGACCCGCGCCGCATCCTGCTAATGACCTTTTCGCGGCGCGCCGCCTCCGAAATGGCCAAGCGCGTCGAGCGCATCGCCGGCGAGGTGCTCGGCCGTGACGCCGCGGTCATCACCGATGCGCTGACCTGGGCCGGCACCTTTCACGGCATCGGTGCGCGGCTGTTGCGCGACTATGCGCTGGAGATCGGCCTCGATCCGGCCTTCACCATCCATGACCGCGAGGATTCGGCCGACCTGATGAATCTCGTGCGCCACGAACTCGGCTTCTCCAAGACGGAGGCGCGCTTTCCGACCAAAGGCACCTGCCTTGCCATCTATTCGCGCGCCGTCAACGCGCAGGCGCCGCTCGGCGAAGTGCTAGGCTCCGCCTTCCCCTGGTGTGCCGGCTGGGCCGAGCAGTTGAAACAGCTGTTCGCCGGTTACGTCGAGGCCAAGCAGGCGCAGAACGTGCTCGATTACGACGATCTGCTGCTCTACTGGGCGCAGATGGCGGCCGAGCCGGAAATCGCGGCGCATCTGGGCGGGCGTTTCGACCACGTGCTGGTCGACGAATACCAGGACACCAACCGGCTGCAGGCTTCGATCCTGATGGCACTCAAACCCGACGGCGCCGGGCTGACGGTGGTCGGCGACGATGCGCAGTCGATCTATTCCTTCCGTGCCGCCGAGGTGCGCAACATCCTCGACTTCCCCAACCAATTCGCGCAGGCCGCCCATGTGGTGATGCTGGAGCGCAATTACCGCTCGACCGAGACCATTCTGGCCGCCGCCAATGCGGTCATCGGCGAGGCCTCGGAGCGTTTTACGAAGAACCTTTGGTCGGAGCGCAAATCAACCGACAAGCCAAGGCTGGTAACCGTGCGCGACGAGGTCGAGCAGGCCAACTTCGTCTGCGACACGATCCTCGCCGAGCGAGAGGCCGGCACGGCGCTGAAATCGCAGGCGGTGCTGTTTCGCGCCTCGCACCACAGTGGGCCGCTCGAAATCGAGCTGACGCGGCGCAACATTCCCTTCGTCAAGTTCGGTGGCCTGAAATTCCTCGATGCCGCGCACGTCAAGGATGTGCTGGCGGTGCTGCGCTTTGCCGAAAACCCGCGCGACCGCGTCGCCGGTTTCCGCGTGCTGCAGCTGATGCCGGGCATTGGCCCTTCAGCTGCCGGACAGATTGTCGAGACGATGACCACGGCGCTGGATGAGGCGATGGGCCTCGCCGGCTGGCGGCCGCCGCAGCGCGCGGCGGATGACTGGCCGGGCTTCGTCTCGCTCTATGCCGGCCTGCGGGCCGGCGCCAAATGGCCGGCCGATCTAGAGCAGGTCAGGCTGTGGTACGAGCCGCATCTGGAGCGCATCCACGAGGACGCGATCACCCGGCGCGCCGACCTTTTGCAACTCGAGCAGATCGGCTCGGGTTACGCCTCGCGCGAACGCTTCCTGACCGAACTGACGCTCGATCCGCCGGACGCGACCAGCGACCAGGCCGGACCGCCGCATCGCGACGAGGATTATCTGATCCTGTCGACCATCCACTCGGCCAAGGGCCAGGAGTGGAAGAATGTCTTCGTGCTCAATACGGTCGATGGCTGCATTCCGGCCGATCTCGGCGTCGGCACCAAGGAGGATATCGAGGAGGAGCGCCGGCTGCTCTACGTGGCGATGACGCGGGCCAAGGACAATCTCAACCTCGTCATGCCGCAGCGTTTCTTTCCGCACGGCCAGGCGGCGCGCGGCGACCGCCACCTCTATGCCTCGCGCACCCGCTTCATCCCGGCCTCGATCCTCGCCGCGTTCCAGCAGGTGTTGTGGCCGAGCGCGCAAGCGGCGCAAGGCAGGGCGCCCCGGCCGGAAGTGCGCGTCGATATCGGCGCGCGCATGCGCGGCATGTGGAAATAG
- a CDS encoding SixA phosphatase family protein, which produces MRQLLLLRHAKSSWDDPALDDFDRPLAQRGLKAARLIGRELAARDWLPDQVLVSSALRTRDTWRLVAAELPMHPRVAFVDALYDASAADILSQIHKAEPSSACLAVVGHNPGLEDLAKQLAGSGSETKARKRLEEKFPTAALARFVFDGDWSGLSSGRLTHCLRPKDLS; this is translated from the coding sequence ATGAGACAACTGCTTCTGCTTCGCCATGCCAAATCGAGCTGGGACGACCCTGCTCTCGATGATTTCGACCGGCCGCTCGCGCAACGCGGATTGAAGGCGGCCCGATTGATCGGGCGGGAGCTTGCAGCGCGCGACTGGCTGCCGGATCAGGTGCTGGTGTCGTCGGCGCTGCGCACCCGCGACACCTGGCGGCTGGTCGCCGCGGAACTGCCGATGCATCCCCGAGTCGCGTTTGTCGATGCGCTCTACGACGCTTCGGCGGCGGATATTCTGAGCCAGATTCACAAAGCCGAGCCGTCGAGCGCTTGCCTGGCGGTGGTCGGCCATAATCCGGGCCTGGAGGATCTGGCGAAACAGCTTGCCGGCTCAGGCTCGGAGACCAAAGCACGCAAGAGGCTCGAGGAAAAGTTTCCGACCGCAGCCCTCGCGCGCTTCGTCTTCGATGGCGACTGGTCTGGCCTTTCGTCCGGGCGGCTGACGCATTGCCTGCGTCCAAAGGATCTGAGCTAG
- the dapB gene encoding 4-hydroxy-tetrahydrodipicolinate reductase has protein sequence MSQPPIRIALAGALGRMGRQMAEAVQAHPRLALVARFHRPGNAGDGLVSRDEALALADVVIDFTTPAASADLASFCAKRGGPALVIGSTGFDAAELAAIANAAKTIPIVRSGSFSLGLNMLVGLVEQAARALAAEDWDAEIFEAHHRHKIDAPSGTALMLGQAVAGGRGVEPDAVARRVRDGVTGARPAGEIGFAVVRGGSIIGEHSVSFCAEGELVTLSHAAGDRIMFARGAIAAALWVAGRSPGEYDMRDVLGLND, from the coding sequence ATGTCCCAACCGCCGATCCGGATTGCCCTCGCCGGCGCGCTGGGACGCATGGGCCGCCAGATGGCGGAGGCTGTGCAGGCCCATCCGCGGCTGGCGCTCGTTGCACGCTTCCACCGGCCAGGCAATGCGGGCGATGGGCTGGTGAGCCGCGACGAGGCGCTTGCCTTGGCCGATGTAGTGATCGATTTCACCACACCGGCCGCCTCCGCCGATCTGGCGAGCTTCTGTGCGAAGCGCGGCGGACCGGCCCTGGTGATCGGCTCGACCGGTTTCGATGCCGCCGAACTGGCGGCAATCGCCAACGCCGCGAAAACGATTCCCATCGTCCGCTCCGGCAGTTTTTCGCTCGGGCTCAACATGCTGGTCGGGCTGGTCGAGCAGGCGGCGAGGGCACTCGCTGCCGAAGATTGGGATGCAGAGATTTTCGAGGCGCATCATCGCCACAAGATCGACGCGCCGTCGGGCACCGCGCTGATGCTGGGCCAGGCCGTTGCCGGTGGACGCGGCGTCGAACCGGACGCGGTCGCAAGGCGCGTTCGCGACGGCGTCACCGGTGCGCGTCCGGCCGGCGAGATCGGTTTTGCAGTGGTTCGCGGCGGCAGCATCATCGGCGAGCACAGCGTCAGCTTCTGTGCCGAAGGCGAGCTTGTTACTCTGTCGCATGCGGCCGGCGACCGCATCATGTTCGCCCGTGGCGCCATTGCCGCGGCACTTTGGGTGGCGGGACGCTCGCCCGGCGAATACGATATGCGCGACGTTCTTGGGCTGAACGATTGA
- a CDS encoding CDP-alcohol phosphatidyltransferase family protein: MTIPNLITILRLVLVPAVVLAMLQARWDWAFAGFVIAGASDGVDGFIARRFNQQSRLGAYLDPMADKLLLVSVFVVMGFIGQLPLWLVVTMVSRDALIVCAVLLSTVMAHPVEIKPFLVSKANTAIQIVLAAVVLGELAFAVHLDPLRPALILLSGVLTVASAAAYLVAWLRHMSGYGEGSNPDI; this comes from the coding sequence TTGACCATCCCCAACCTGATCACCATCCTGCGCCTTGTGCTGGTGCCTGCCGTGGTGCTGGCCATGCTGCAGGCGCGCTGGGACTGGGCCTTTGCTGGCTTCGTCATTGCCGGCGCCTCGGATGGCGTCGACGGCTTCATCGCCCGCCGTTTCAACCAGCAGTCCAGGCTCGGCGCCTATCTCGATCCGATGGCCGACAAACTGCTTTTGGTTTCGGTGTTCGTCGTCATGGGCTTCATCGGACAATTGCCGCTGTGGCTGGTCGTCACCATGGTGTCGCGCGACGCGCTGATCGTCTGCGCGGTTTTGTTGTCCACCGTCATGGCTCATCCGGTCGAGATAAAACCGTTTCTGGTGTCGAAGGCCAATACCGCCATCCAGATCGTGCTGGCGGCGGTCGTGCTGGGGGAACTGGCCTTTGCCGTGCATCTCGACCCTCTGCGGCCAGCCCTCATATTGCTGTCCGGGGTCTTGACCGTGGCTTCGGCCGCAGCCTATCTCGTCGCTTGGCTGAGGCATATGAGCGGCTATGGCGAAGGCTCCAATCCGGACATCTGA
- a CDS encoding DUF680 domain-containing protein gives MTKIALTAAAILVATGSAFASSDHYGSDNVNQPAVTTHSSNIDHSYTASTRKPVEHHGFKLTPDSVQPESGQGIWGN, from the coding sequence ATGACCAAGATCGCACTTACCGCTGCTGCCATCCTCGTTGCCACCGGCAGCGCCTTCGCCAGCAGCGACCATTATGGCTCGGACAACGTCAACCAGCCGGCTGTTACCACGCACTCGAGCAACATCGACCACAGCTACACGGCTTCGACCCGCAAACCGGTCGAGCACCACGGCTTCAAGCTGACGCCCGATTCGGTCCAGCCGGAATCCGGTCAGGGGATCTGGGGCAACTAA
- the purM gene encoding phosphoribosylformylglycinamidine cyclo-ligase, which yields MSKRETSQPKTGQPKTSKRRNGLTYAEAGVDIDAGNLMVEKIKPLVRATRRPGADGEIGGFGGLFDLKAAGFSDPVLVAANDGVGTKLKIAIDAGKHDTIGIDLVAMCVNDIVVQGAEPLFFLDYFATGKLDPDQGAAIVGGIAEGCRQAGCALIGGETAEMPGMYHGKDYDLAGFAVGAAERGQLLPTDDIVEGDVLLGLASSGLHSNGFSLVRRIVAASGLSWSDPAPFNDDATLAEALLEPTRIYVKSILKAIRNTHGIKALAHITGGGFPENIPRVLPKDFSAELDLEAIDVPAVFSWLSKTGGVAPEEMMRTFNCGIGMILAVASGQAAQVAAVLQEAGETVTPIGRIVPRRDAGVIYRGSIGL from the coding sequence ATGAGCAAGCGCGAAACAAGCCAGCCCAAAACGGGCCAGCCCAAAACGAGCAAGCGCAGGAACGGGCTCACCTATGCCGAGGCCGGCGTCGATATCGATGCCGGCAATCTCATGGTCGAGAAGATCAAGCCGCTGGTGCGCGCCACACGGCGGCCGGGTGCGGATGGCGAGATCGGCGGTTTCGGCGGCCTGTTCGACCTCAAGGCTGCCGGCTTCAGCGATCCTGTACTGGTCGCCGCCAATGACGGCGTCGGCACCAAGCTCAAGATCGCCATCGATGCCGGCAAGCACGACACGATCGGCATCGACCTCGTCGCCATGTGTGTCAACGACATCGTCGTGCAGGGCGCCGAACCGCTGTTCTTCCTCGACTATTTCGCCACCGGCAAGCTCGACCCCGACCAGGGCGCTGCGATCGTCGGCGGCATTGCCGAAGGCTGCCGGCAGGCCGGCTGCGCGCTGATCGGCGGCGAGACGGCGGAAATGCCGGGCATGTATCACGGCAAGGATTATGACCTCGCGGGCTTTGCCGTGGGTGCCGCAGAACGCGGCCAGCTTTTGCCCACGGACGACATCGTCGAAGGCGACGTGCTTTTGGGTCTCGCTTCCTCGGGCCTGCATTCGAACGGTTTTTCGCTGGTGCGCCGCATCGTCGCCGCAAGCGGCCTTTCGTGGAGCGATCCGGCGCCGTTCAACGACGACGCGACACTGGCCGAGGCGCTGCTCGAACCGACCCGCATCTACGTCAAGTCGATCCTCAAGGCCATTCGCAACACACATGGCATCAAGGCGCTGGCGCACATCACCGGCGGCGGTTTTCCCGAAAACATTCCGCGCGTGCTGCCCAAGGATTTTTCGGCCGAACTCGATCTCGAAGCCATCGACGTACCAGCGGTGTTCTCGTGGCTGTCCAAGACCGGCGGTGTGGCGCCCGAAGAGATGATGCGCACCTTCAATTGCGGCATCGGCATGATCCTGGCGGTTGCCTCCGGCCAGGCGGCGCAAGTCGCCGCCGTGCTGCAGGAAGCCGGCGAGACGGTAACGCCGATCGGTCGCATCGTGCCGCGACGCGACGCCGGCGTCATCTATCGGGGTTCGATCGGCCTATGA
- a CDS encoding ABC transporter substrate-binding protein, which translates to MALSAPSARADEKISIMVGGYEKQIYLPAKLTEALGYFKDEGLDVELLNEPAGVDAENEMLAGAVQGVVGFYDHCIDLQAKGKFVESIVQFSQAPGEVELVSTKHPEIKSPADFKGKSLGVTGLGSSTNFLTEYLAVKNGLKLGDFTSVPVGAGTTFIAAMQQDKIQAGMTTEPTITRLLKTGEATVLIDMRTMEGTKAALGGTYPAASLYMQTDWVEAHKDIVQKLANAFVKTQKFINTHSGAEIADKMPKDYYVGDKEGYVKALDAGKAMFTPDGIMPAGGPETVLTVLSAFKKELQGKQIDLSKTYTSEFVKNAK; encoded by the coding sequence ATGGCCTTGTCCGCGCCATCCGCACGCGCCGACGAAAAAATCTCCATCATGGTCGGCGGTTACGAGAAACAGATTTATCTGCCCGCCAAGCTGACCGAGGCGCTCGGCTACTTCAAGGACGAGGGCCTCGACGTCGAGTTGCTGAATGAACCGGCCGGCGTCGACGCCGAAAACGAGATGCTCGCCGGTGCCGTGCAAGGGGTTGTCGGCTTCTACGATCACTGCATCGATCTGCAGGCCAAGGGCAAATTCGTCGAATCCATCGTCCAGTTCAGTCAGGCGCCGGGCGAGGTCGAGCTGGTTTCGACGAAACATCCGGAGATCAAATCACCCGCCGACTTCAAGGGAAAGAGCCTGGGCGTGACCGGTCTGGGCTCATCGACGAATTTTCTTACGGAATATCTCGCCGTCAAGAACGGCTTGAAGCTCGGGGATTTCACCTCGGTTCCGGTTGGCGCCGGCACCACCTTCATCGCCGCCATGCAGCAGGACAAGATCCAGGCCGGCATGACGACCGAGCCGACAATCACCCGCCTGCTGAAAACCGGCGAAGCGACCGTTCTTATCGATATGCGCACAATGGAGGGCACCAAGGCCGCGCTCGGCGGCACTTACCCGGCCGCATCCCTCTATATGCAGACCGACTGGGTCGAAGCGCATAAGGACATCGTGCAGAAGCTGGCCAATGCCTTCGTCAAGACGCAGAAGTTCATCAACACCCATAGCGGCGCCGAGATCGCCGACAAGATGCCGAAGGACTATTATGTCGGCGACAAGGAAGGCTACGTGAAGGCCCTCGATGCCGGCAAGGCAATGTTCACCCCCGACGGGATCATGCCTGCAGGTGGGCCGGAGACGGTGCTGACGGTTCTTTCAGCCTTCAAGAAGGAACTGCAGGGCAAGCAGATCGACCTCTCAAAGACCTACACCTCGGAATTCGTCAAGAACGCCAAGTAG
- a CDS encoding response regulator has translation MRLLLVEDNHELADWLGKTLRQANYVVDIVHDGEDVEYALAAGDHALVILDLALPRMSGLEVLRLLRARGNRVPVIVLTANASLDGRVKGLNEGADDYLAKPFQIEELEARIRAQLRRANDRTAPVVACGDLVFDTNTRLFSLAGETLALTPREHAVLEQLMVKAGRTVSKAALSAAIYDFETDADPSAIEIYVHRVRKKLEGSRVRIVTLRGLGYLLRHED, from the coding sequence ATGCGACTGCTGCTTGTCGAGGACAATCACGAACTGGCCGACTGGCTGGGCAAGACCCTGCGCCAGGCGAATTATGTGGTCGACATCGTCCATGACGGCGAGGATGTCGAGTATGCGTTGGCGGCGGGCGACCACGCGCTTGTCATCCTCGACCTGGCGCTGCCGCGCATGAGCGGCCTGGAGGTGCTGCGCCTGCTGCGGGCGCGCGGCAACCGGGTGCCGGTGATCGTGCTGACCGCCAATGCCAGCCTTGACGGTCGGGTCAAGGGCCTCAATGAAGGCGCCGACGACTATCTGGCCAAGCCATTCCAGATCGAGGAGCTCGAGGCCCGTATCCGGGCCCAGCTGCGACGCGCCAATGACCGCACAGCACCTGTCGTTGCCTGCGGCGATCTCGTTTTCGACACCAACACAAGGCTGTTTTCGCTCGCCGGTGAGACGCTGGCATTGACGCCGCGCGAACATGCGGTGCTGGAGCAATTGATGGTCAAGGCCGGGCGCACGGTGAGCAAGGCAGCGCTTTCGGCGGCGATCTACGACTTCGAGACCGACGCCGACCCCAGCGCCATCGAGATCTATGTGCATCGCGTGCGCAAGAAGCTCGAGGGGTCGCGGGTCCGTATCGTCACGTTGCGCGGCCTCGGCTATCTCTTGCGCCATGAGGATTAA
- a CDS encoding DUF680 domain-containing protein, which translates to MNKIALAIAAILLATGGAFAGSDHYGSDNANQPVASVAGVDHAVTGAVKNTDMAGHKAADTRMKTTTDWPESGQGIWGN; encoded by the coding sequence ATGAACAAGATCGCTCTCGCTATCGCCGCCATCCTCCTTGCGACCGGCGGCGCCTTTGCCGGCAGTGACCATTATGGCTCCGACAATGCCAATCAGCCGGTTGCTTCGGTCGCCGGCGTGGATCATGCCGTCACCGGCGCGGTCAAGAACACGGACATGGCCGGGCACAAGGCAGCCGACACCAGGATGAAGACCACCACCGACTGGCCGGAATCCGGCCAGGGTATCTGGGGGAACTAA
- a CDS encoding ABC transporter ATP-binding protein, with translation MAPEKTTPAIELINVSRRFLSPTGKSLTALRDFTMTVERGEFVAVVGPTGCGKSTTLNLVTGLASPSAGEVRVMGAPVKGIDPRIGFVFQSDALFPWRTVIENVMAGPLFRGRAKSDATAAARDWLARVGLSRFEHHYPHQLSGGMRKRVALAQTFINGPEILLMDEPFSALDVQTRVLMHEELLRLWSQAKASVVFVTHDLEEAIALADKVYVLTAGPATVKSVYTIDLPRPRVVADIRYEQSFINYSRTIWADLKEEVETSYARAAA, from the coding sequence ATGGCCCCTGAAAAGACCACACCAGCGATTGAGCTGATCAATGTCAGCCGTCGCTTCCTCTCGCCCACCGGCAAATCGCTGACGGCGCTACGCGATTTCACCATGACCGTCGAGCGCGGCGAATTCGTCGCCGTCGTCGGCCCGACCGGTTGCGGTAAATCCACCACTCTCAACCTGGTCACTGGATTGGCAAGCCCAAGTGCCGGCGAGGTTCGTGTCATGGGCGCGCCGGTCAAGGGGATAGACCCGCGCATCGGTTTTGTTTTCCAGAGCGATGCTTTGTTCCCCTGGCGAACCGTGATCGAGAATGTGATGGCCGGCCCGCTTTTTCGCGGCAGGGCGAAGTCGGACGCCACGGCCGCGGCGCGCGACTGGCTGGCGCGCGTCGGCCTGTCGCGTTTCGAGCACCATTATCCGCACCAACTTTCCGGCGGTATGCGCAAGCGCGTGGCGCTGGCCCAGACTTTCATAAACGGCCCGGAGATCCTGCTTATGGACGAGCCGTTTTCGGCGCTTGACGTACAGACGCGCGTGCTGATGCACGAGGAATTGCTGCGGCTGTGGTCGCAGGCAAAGGCTTCCGTGGTCTTCGTCACACATGACCTCGAAGAGGCGATTGCGCTCGCCGACAAGGTCTATGTCCTGACCGCCGGGCCGGCCACGGTAAAATCGGTCTACACGATTGATCTGCCGCGTCCGCGCGTCGTCGCCGATATCCGCTACGAGCAGAGCTTCATCAATTACTCGCGCACGATCTGGGCCGACCTCAAGGAAGAGGTCGAGACCAGCTATGCGCGTGCGGCAGCCTGA
- a CDS encoding ABC transporter permease has product MTDAAIDIRAGAFKPGTSDAEIEAAAAKAATHRRRTVMFWRVAILLAFLGLWEVAAREAWIDPFFYAMPSAIAQRLYEWTTEGTSEGPLWYHLYVTMEESVIGFATGSVAGIIIGVALGRNRMAADIFSIYIKVINSIPRVVLAPIFIMILGLGLASKVALAFVMVFFVVFHNAFQGVREADRAMIANARILGASNWQLTRSVIVPSAMSWIFASLHVSFGFAIIGAIVGEFVGARFGIGLLINIAKGSFDAAGMYAAIVIVMVVALGAEYLMTMVESRLAKWRPQPLNETQ; this is encoded by the coding sequence ATGACCGATGCCGCCATCGACATCAGAGCAGGGGCTTTCAAGCCTGGCACATCAGACGCCGAAATCGAAGCTGCCGCCGCGAAGGCGGCTACGCATCGCCGCCGCACCGTGATGTTCTGGCGGGTCGCCATCCTCCTTGCCTTTCTCGGCCTTTGGGAAGTCGCCGCGCGCGAGGCCTGGATCGATCCGTTCTTCTACGCGATGCCGAGCGCGATCGCGCAGCGGCTCTATGAATGGACGACGGAAGGAACGTCCGAGGGGCCGCTCTGGTATCATCTCTATGTCACCATGGAGGAGTCGGTCATCGGCTTCGCGACCGGTTCGGTCGCCGGTATCATCATCGGCGTCGCGCTCGGTCGCAACCGGATGGCCGCCGACATTTTCTCGATCTACATCAAGGTCATCAATTCCATTCCGCGCGTGGTTCTGGCGCCGATCTTCATCATGATCCTCGGCCTCGGCCTCGCCTCGAAAGTGGCGCTTGCCTTCGTGATGGTATTCTTCGTCGTCTTCCACAATGCCTTTCAGGGTGTGCGGGAAGCCGACAGGGCAATGATCGCCAATGCCCGCATCCTCGGCGCATCCAACTGGCAACTGACCCGCTCGGTGATTGTCCCGTCAGCGATGAGCTGGATCTTCGCCAGCCTGCATGTCAGCTTCGGCTTTGCCATTATCGGCGCGATTGTCGGCGAGTTCGTCGGCGCGCGCTTCGGCATCGGCCTGCTGATCAACATCGCCAAAGGGTCCTTCGACGCCGCCGGCATGTACGCTGCGATCGTCATCGTCATGGTGGTGGCGCTTGGTGCCGAGTACCTGATGACGATGGTCGAGAGCCGCCTCGCAAAATGGCGCCCCCAGCCACTGAATGAGACGCAGTGA
- a CDS encoding sensor histidine kinase gives MRINSLRLQLLAWVVLPLVGLVTINLWTSHRNALATADLVTDRMLMGSARAIAERVAVSEGVLDATIPPAALEMFDTGDRDSVYYHVKAAGGRLLTGYPDLPEAPKSSDTEATYRDHQLRLLTYSHTVVGAGDDSPISVTVGVTLAGHDAMVRRLWFGAFAQQLALVAIAGLFVLLGLHRGLAPLIRLRDAVRSPSRSDLDPVEVPGAQNEIRPLIDALNAYMERVRAQMSAQRRFIANAAHQLRTPLALLSTQASYALRETVPDARQEALVALQASSGKLARLAEQLLTLSRAEPGSRRPRADRIDLTDAARHVLEAQAPVAIARNIDLGLEEAGPVPVIGDGTMLREMIVNLVDNALRYSSSGGSVTVRLAAVAGDAVLTVADDGPGIPVDERDHVFERFYRIAGSTEEGSGLGLAIVREVVENAGGRVTLGDSATGGLVVEVRLPLASG, from the coding sequence ATGAGGATTAACAGTCTCCGCTTGCAACTGCTGGCTTGGGTGGTCTTGCCGCTCGTTGGGCTCGTCACCATCAATCTGTGGACCAGCCACCGCAACGCACTGGCAACCGCGGACCTTGTCACCGATCGCATGCTGATGGGTTCGGCCCGGGCGATTGCCGAACGCGTCGCCGTGAGCGAGGGAGTGCTCGACGCCACGATACCGCCGGCGGCGCTCGAGATGTTCGACACCGGCGACCGCGACAGTGTCTACTATCATGTCAAGGCTGCTGGAGGGCGGCTGCTGACCGGCTACCCGGACCTGCCTGAGGCACCGAAATCCTCCGACACTGAAGCCACCTATCGCGACCATCAGCTGCGGCTGCTTACCTACAGCCATACGGTGGTCGGCGCCGGAGACGACTCGCCGATATCAGTTACCGTTGGCGTCACGCTTGCCGGACACGATGCCATGGTCCGGCGTCTCTGGTTTGGCGCCTTTGCCCAGCAGCTGGCGCTGGTGGCGATTGCCGGCTTGTTCGTTCTGCTTGGCCTGCATCGTGGCCTTGCACCTTTGATCCGGCTGCGCGACGCGGTGCGCTCGCCCAGCCGCAGCGATCTCGACCCGGTCGAAGTGCCGGGTGCCCAAAACGAGATCCGGCCGCTGATCGATGCGCTGAACGCCTATATGGAGCGGGTGCGGGCGCAGATGTCGGCGCAGCGCCGCTTCATCGCCAATGCGGCGCACCAATTGCGCACCCCACTGGCACTGCTGTCGACGCAAGCGAGCTATGCGCTGCGCGAAACTGTCCCCGACGCGCGCCAGGAGGCGCTGGTGGCGCTGCAGGCAAGCTCCGGCAAGCTGGCGCGGTTGGCCGAACAATTGCTCACCCTGTCACGGGCGGAACCAGGCAGCCGGCGGCCGCGCGCCGACCGCATCGACCTGACCGACGCCGCCCGCCATGTGCTGGAGGCTCAGGCGCCGGTTGCAATCGCCCGCAACATCGATCTTGGCCTGGAAGAGGCCGGCCCCGTGCCGGTCATCGGCGACGGCACCATGCTGCGCGAGATGATCGTCAACCTCGTCGACAACGCGCTGCGCTACTCCTCATCGGGCGGCAGCGTCACGGTGAGGCTGGCGGCCGTCGCTGGCGACGCCGTGCTGACGGTCGCCGACGACGGACCCGGCATCCCGGTGGACGAGCGGGACCATGTGTTCGAGCGCTTCTACCGTATCGCCGGCTCGACCGAGGAAGGCAGCGGGCTTGGCCTCGCCATCGTGCGCGAAGTCGTCGAGAATGCCGGCGGTCGCGTCACCCTCGGGGATAGCGCGACCGGCGGTCTGGTGGTTGAAGTGCGGCTGCCGCTGGCGAGCGGCTAG